One genomic window of Solanum stenotomum isolate F172 chromosome 9, ASM1918654v1, whole genome shotgun sequence includes the following:
- the LOC125876855 gene encoding probable beta-1,3-galactosyltransferase 2: protein MSFKNRVEGTSRSVISQKWTLFLCISSFCAGMFFTARMWTIPDAKGGITRTTGVEAERLNLVSEGCNTKFLQQKDVKFVSKDVFGEVSKTHNALQTLDKTISSLEMELAAAKSAQESILSGAPISGDSEKGDSPKKRKYFMVVGINTAFSSRKRRDSVRATWMPQGEKRKKLEEEKGIIMRFVIGHGATLGGILDRAIEAEDRNHGDFLRLDHVEGYLELSAKTKTYFATAVKLWDAEYYVKVDDDVHVNIGTLAETLARHRKKPRVYIGCMKSGPVLAQKGVRYHEPEYWKFGETGNKYFRHATGQIYAISKDLASYISVNQHVLHKYANEDVSLGAWFIGLDVLHIDDRRLCCGTPPDCEWKAQAGNVCVASFDWTCSGICRSVDRLKEVHKRCGEGEKALWKAAI, encoded by the exons ATGTCTTTCAAGAACAGAGTAGAAGGGACTTCAAGAAGtgttatttctcaaaaatggactCTTTTTCTTTGTATATCTAGTTTTTGTGCTGGAATGTTCTTCACTGCCAG AATGTGGACGATTCCTGATGCAAAAGGCGGTATTACAAGAACAACTGGTGTAGAAGCTGAAAGACTGAACTTGGTTTCAGAAGGTTGCAATACAAAATTT TTGCAGCAGAAAGATGTAAAGTTCGTATCCAAAGATGTTTTCGGAGAAGTTTCTAAGACACATAATGCTCTTCA GACGTTAGACAAAACAATTTCAAGTTTGGAGATGGAATTGGCAGCTGCAAAGTCAGCTCAGGAGTCCATTCTTAGCGGTGCTCCTATTTCAGGAGACAGTGAGAAGGGTGATTCAcctaaaaagagaaaatattttatggtGGTAGGGATAAATACCGCATTTAGTAGCAGAAAACGAAGGGATTCAGTTCGTGCTACATGGATGCCACAAG GTGAGAAAAGAAAGAAGctggaagaagagaaaggaaTCATCATGCGTTTTGTCATTGGTCACGG TGCCACATTAGGAGGTATACTGGACAGAGCTATTGAAGCCGAGGACAGAAATCATGGTGATTTCTTGCGCTTG GATCATGTCGAGGGGTATCTAGAATTGTCCGCCAAGACAAAGACTTACTTTGCTACTGCTGTTAAGCTATGGGATGCAGAGTATTATGTCAAAGTTGATGATGATGTCCATGTAAATATAG GTACACTGGCAGAAACACTGGCAAGGCACCGTAAGAAGCCTCGTGTGTACATTGGTTGCATGAAGTCTGGTCCTGTGCTAGCTCAGAA GGGAGTAAGATACCATGAACCAGAATACTGGAAATTCGGAGAGACGGGAAACAAGTATTTCCGTCACGCTACTGGCCAAATATATGCCATTTCAAAGGACCTGGCTTCCTACATATCAGTAAACCA GCATGTACTACATAAGTATGCCAATGAGGATGTGTCACTGGGAGCTTGGTTCATCGGACTCGACGTGCTGCATATAGATGATCGCCGTTTATGTTGTGGAACTCCACCAG ATTGTGAATGGAAGGCTCAGGCAGGCAACGTCTGTGTTGCTTCATTTGACTGGACCTGCAGCGGTATATGCAGGTCCGTTGACAGGTTAAAAGAGGTCCACAAGCGGTGTGGGGAGGGGGAAAAGGCTTTATGGAAAGCCGCAATCTGA